The nucleotide window aaaatacatCATATGAAGAACGAAATATAGAAATTAGAGATGACATGTTTAAAGGATATGAAGAAATGTATTTAGATATGtatgaaagaaaaatagaactaaaaaataaaaaaagtatatttaaaaaaattttagACTTATTACATCGTATACcttcaaaatatatagacAAAATGTTAAATTATCTTATGCAAAATTTTGTATCCGTACCAATATATGTAATagtattatttataatagGATATACAACAGCTTGTGTTGCTACTTATGTATCTATGGCATATAGTACCATAGCTATCAGTTATGCATTAGTACTTGTTTTTgcattattattatatttaaaaaaatctgaaatatattaaatgaatatattcatataattttatacatatacataaatatttgtataatattatttgatatatatagaaattattaatttttttaaaagaattcatacaaaaaatttaataaacaaaatttttaattcgtgtttttataaaatataaaaaaaatattaatgtCTCTTTTTGAcaattattaaaagaaaaaaaaagaaaaaaaaaaataaagaacaaatttaaaataaaaaataaaaagtatatacatgtacacacatttatatatatatatatatatatatatatatatattttttttcccattatcttataatatatgaacatCCTTTTTAGTTTtaatttgtatttataCTCCACTATATTTTCTCATTTTATAAGTCAATCTTTCCATCCATATACTTTTCATTGTATCCGTTAGATCCGCCCATCCTTTTCTTTtagaattaataaaatatataaattcaCGTTTTTCACAACATCCTTTACGTAAGAACTTATGGAAATCTAAATTATCAGCTCTTTCTCTCTTAACTATTTCTTCTgtcaaaatataatgtaCCCTCCAccaatatttttttctaaaagCTGTAGGAACATGATATGttttttctaaatattgactataatacattaaatattcttgcatttttgtatatttttttctttcatgTGCAAGTATATGATTccataatataaacatatcTTTAACAGATACAGTTAAATCTAATCTTCTTATTCTTTCATTTAATTCTTCTTCTGTTAAAGTATCTTCTAATTCTGAATTACTAACACCAAACGGTAATACCTCCTTTTTGTAAGGCATTAATTCTCTATTTCCACTACTTGTACTACTACTTCTAacatttgtattattaGATGTTCTTTCATTTCCTctattataataatcattaCCATAGTTATATCTTTCTTCTCTTCTATCTCTTGATTGAGGATATCTTTCATTACCTCTTCCTCTATTCGCAGATGTACTACTAGGTTGTTCATAAGCATTTTCATCTTCATCTCTTAATctatcatatatatttcgAAAATCCCATTTATTATGACCTCCTCTTTCATATGCATTCTCTTCATAATTTCTTCCTTCAGGTATACTATTATTACTACTTCTTTggttattataattatatctTTCCTCTTCGGGGTATCTACTACTACCTCTTCCTCCCATATATCCCCTTTCTTCTTCTCTTCTCTGTTCCATTGGATTACCTCCTTTTACATAATCTAATGCTTGTGGAGGTACCCAATAATAGGGGGGTGGTGGTCTTCCATATGCCATATGTTGATGAGGATTCCAAAAAGTTGGACCTCTTCCATCACCCATATATGGAACCCAATGATAATATGGTCTTCCATACATCATTCCTGGACCCCACTGAGGATGTGGAAACCTTACATCTGGACCATTCGGATTTCTTGGATCAAAAAATTTTCGCTCTTCTATATTTGGATCCCTTTGATCAAAATGTCGTCTCTCATTAACATTTTGATATCTCTCATCAAAATTTCTCCTCTCATTAACATTTTGATATCTCTCATCGAAATTTCTTCTCTCATTAACATTTTGATATCTCTCATCGAAATTTCTTCTCTCATTAATTTGTTCGTTTCTG belongs to Plasmodium gaboni strain SY75 chromosome Unknown, whole genome shotgun sequence and includes:
- a CDS encoding exported protein (hyp7) — translated: MYFFFCKVIIYYLVISIFHIYNNDIIQKKYNKCDIPHFKKFRSLSTYDNSEQTKKGYLSFFKKKTIKEEIKNKEFTEDIFIIDCLDLDNFLKNTSYEERNIEIRDDMFKGYEEMYLDMYERKIELKNKKSIFKKILDLLHRIPSKYIDKMLNYLMQNFVSVPIYVIVLFIIGYTTACVATYVSMAYSTIAISYALVLVFALLLYLKKSEIY